CTCGGTCCCCACGAACGTCGTTGGAATCCTTAATTGAGTTTCCGCGTTTAACCAAACCTTTGTCCCGTCGCTCAACTCCACCTGATACTCCCCACCTCTCGGGATCATGATTGTGTTATACTCCACTTTCGTGTTACTTTTTCCCATGTATCGAATCTTTCCCTCTTCCGTCGTGACTTCAACCCCATCTACCTTATAACGACTAGAATCGGCCAACCACTCCACGTCCACCTTTTCCCCATCTGCCAAAAGAATAATTGCCCTATTTCCTCCCGGAAGAATCTCTTGGGCCATCTTGGGTTCCACTTTAACCGACTCGTCATTCTGGCTAAAAAACCACATTCCTCCCCCCACGGTCAAAACCACCAGTAAACAGGCAGCATACCGGTACACGTTCCGCATTATCCGACGACGGCGGAGTTCTTTCTCTTTCTCCACGTAAGCATCGAAACGAGTCATCACCTTGGACAGATTTGACTTTAAAGAAGAAGTCGGCTCATCCGCATCCCAAACCTTTCGCACTCGTTCAAAATATACTTCATGACTTTTATCTTGAGCCAGCCATTCCCGGAATGCACTCTCCTCCTCCGGTGTCAATCCCCACCGTACCTTTTTCACCAGAATATCCCAGCTAATATTAATTTTCTTATCCATAAGTCAACACGCTTAATCAGATGTTACATTTTACTCCTAATTAACATGAGATTCAAAAACGGATGACACGATACCAAAAAAAAATTTATCTTTGTCCGAAATAAGATGTCAACGATGGATCAGTTTACTGTACAAGACGACTTGGGACACTTGATCAAAAAACATGATCAAGAGGCTTTTCATGAGCTTTACCGAACGTCTTTCAACAAATTACAGCAATACGCCATGCGTTACCTCTACGATTGGGATGACGCTGAAGACCTCGTACAGGATGCTTTTCTTTCCCTGTGGTCTCACCCGGAACGTTATAATGAAACTCAACCCGTATTCTATTACTTATTAGGTATCGTCAAAAATAATTGCTTGAACTATCTCCGCTCTCTAAATATCCAATATAAACATCAGGATAAAATCATCGAAGCCATGCTATTCTCCAGCGTGGAAGACCCGGAAATCGACGAGGACATCCACGAACGGTTGAAATATATTCTGGAATCCTTACCCGAAAAACAACGGGAAGTTCTCTTGTTACACGTCGTGGAAAAGAAGAAAGTCCGTGAAATTGCGGAACAAATGGACATCGCAGAGACAACCGTGAAGACCCACTTCCAGCGTGCCTTGGCCATCCTCAGAAATAATTTGAAATTCGTACTGTTCGGAATATAAGTCGCCTACCAGCCTTCCGACAAAAGTTGTTCCATTCGTTGTAACACGATTCCTTTTTCCGCCAAGCGTTCCGCACTATTATGTCCCCCGGCATACAATCTGAAATCAAACCCCAAGGCTTCTGCAACTTCTGCATCATGCAGAGTATCACCGACCATGACCGTCTCTCCCGGGACAATCGGGAACATCCGTAACATCTCCTCCCCTCGTGCCACCTTCCCATCCGCATAAATATTATTTGATCCGCAAACCCCATCGAAATATTCCCGAATACCGAATCGCTCCAACATTCCGGTCAATAAATCTTCTTTCAATGCGGATAATATATATTGCCGTATGCCTTTTTTCTTTATTCCCTCCAGCACTGGAATAATACCGGGAGTCAGCTCCACGTCTTTCGCCAAATCATTATAGATATTCACAAAGTCTCTCGACACGGCTTCCCAGTCATCCCGCGTGAAATCAAATCCGATCGATTCGTAATAAGGCTTCACGGGAAACCCGAAGATCGATCGGTATTCCTCCACCGTCAATTTCCCCAAATGTTTCCGTTCCAACATCACGTTAATTGTATCCACGCTAATTTTCACGTCATCCAACAACGTCCCGTTCCAATCCCAAACCACATTCTTGTATTCCATATCATTCATTATTTCTGCATTCAAACGGCCATTACACCACGTGTAAATCTTTCCCGACAAAGGTAATCATTTCCCGTTTGAATTGAAAAACGGAGTTCGAGTAATGATCTATTCATGCAAAACGAGTATCCTGACAAATTTCATGATTTACACAATAATCATCATGTTATTATTTACTCATACAAATGTTAACTTCTACTATCTATCTCTAATTTTTTATTATTGTAATAGGAGCGGAATAGGACAGGAATGGGAGCGGAATGGGAGCGGCTTACTTTATGATAACACAACGATAGCATTTAAATAACATTATTTTACATTAATTCAAGATAAACTTTTGACAAACCTCATCAAAATTAAGTATCATTCCCGGCTCATTTCCCATTACACGGGCCTCCACCATGTTTACTCATTTTCCTCGGGATGAAACGCCTCGATTCCCGTCCATCCTAACCGTTGACGAGCCACGTTCTCCGGGAAAATCCGATAAACCACATCAGCCTCGCTACCCAACGTTCCATCCGCATTGAATAATTCCACATGCATCTTTGCCAAACGGGTACTTTGTTCCACGATACGGGAACGCAGGAATATTTCCCCCCGATCGGAATAAACGGTAGTACGATATTTCGTTGTCAATTCAACCGTAACTCCCGCACTCTTCACTTTCGCAAAAACGTTCCAACACGCGATTTCATCCATCAATGTTGCCTGTATTCCACCGTGTAACACGTGAAAAAAACCTTGAAATTCAGGTCGGGGCATCCAATGACAAGTAATATATTCCCCTTCTTCATAGAATTCACAGCGCAAACCATGTTCATTTCCGGATGCACAACCGAAACAATTATATCCCTCGTGTTGCTCGTAAGCGTTGTATAGTTTTTTTCTTTCCATCTTCTGATAAAAAAAGGGACGTGGTCGCGTCCCTCATGATAAATTGTCTAATATTTTTACAAATTGCTATTAATCAGCTTAGCACAAGCTTCCATTTCCTCTTTCGGGAATTGTTTCTTTGGGTTAGAGAAGTTCAACTCGTTGCCTTCAACCAAAGGAACCAAGTGAATATGAGCATGTGGAACATCCAAGCCCAGCACGGCTACCCCCACTCGTTGGCAGGGGATACTCTTCTTAATTGCTTTGGCCACCTTTTTGGCAAACACCATCATCCCGGCTAATTCCTCATCCGTCAGGTCAAACAAATAGTCTTCTTCTCTCTTCGGAACCACTAACGTGTGTCCCTTCTGCATGGGATTTATATCCAAGAATGCATAATAATTTTCATCCTCGGCCACCTTGTAAGATGGAATCTCCCCGTTAATAATCATCGTGAAAATTGAAGCCATGATCTATTTTAGATTTAAAATTTTAGATTTTAGCTTTTAACTTTTATCTTTCTCGTTCTCCGTTTTCAATTAAATTGAAATGTCCATGATCTCAAACTCCATCAATCCGGCCGGCACTTGCACCTCTACTTTATCCCCTAGCTTTTTACCGATCAAAGCTTTGGCGATAGGAGTGGTGATCGACAACTTACCAGCCTTGAAATCAGCCTCACTTTCTGACACCAAAGTATAAGTCATCGTTGCCTTTGTCTTTATATTTTTGATCGTCACTTTATTCAATATCTGAACTTTTGACGTGTCGATCTGTGACTCGTCAATGATCCGGCAATTGGAAACTATATCTTGTAGCTGGGCGATTTTAGCCTCCAGTAATCCCTGGGCATCTTTCGCCGCATCATACTCTGCATTCTCGGAGATATCTCCTTTTTCGATGGCTTCTCCGATTGCCTTAGAAATCTTAGGGCGCTCTACATTCTGCAGATTGTCCAGTTCATCCTGCAATTTTTTCAGCCCTTCTTTGGTTACATAAGATACCTTCTTTGTCATAATTGTTATATTAAGATCTTGATTTGTACATAAAAAAATAAATGACACTTATCCTCCAATAAGTGCCTTTATCTAGTTAAGAATTCCATTCTCTCTGGAATCCTCACCTCCTGAAGACAAAATTAGGACCTTTTTTTGAATAAAACAATTTTTCCCCACAAATATTTTTATTTAAAAAATTCGATGCCATTTATCTGATACAGAAAAAACTATCTTTTCCACTCTACAAGCGGGAAAAGGAGGATCACTTAAAAATCATTCGATTCCGTTTTTATCATTTCCCGGTATATAAACAGCATCAAGGCAAGTAATCTTCCCGGATATTTTGCATCGCTGCAAACAAATTGCTCCGGGCATGGGGAGAAATTATTTCCATCTGGTCAAGCAACTTACTCACGGCATCCCGGTTCGTTGCCTTTTCATGGGGGCAATGCTTTTTTTGCTTTTTAAACTGCCGCATTTCGGCATATCGTGACGTCTCGTCATTCGAAAGATAGATTAATGGACGAATAAGCGTGAACGTATTCTTGAACATTTCCAACCGGGCAGGCATACTGCAAATCGTTCCGTTGAACATCATGCTCATCAAAAGACTTTCCACGGCATCATCCCGGTGATGGCCTAAGGCCAGTTTCTTACAATCATACTCTTTGGCAATATCGAAAAGCATCTTACGCCGATGCCATGAACACACGAAACAAGCCGGTTTCTTGGGATTCACCGTCGTGTCCACCCGGATCGTCCGGTAAACATACTCCACCCCCAGACGTTCACAAAACGCTCGCAAGTAATCGCTGTCCACTTCGTAAGCGACATCCTCCACCGCGATATGAGCCGCTATGACCGTGTAATTTTGTTTCGGGTCCTTGGCGCGCATGGCCAACACTTCCAACAAGGCCAATGAATCCTTCCCGCCCGAAACTCCTACCAAAATCCGGTCCCCGTCCTCTATTAAATTATAATCATGTATCGCTTTCCCCACCTTTCGAAAGAAATCCCGGGTAAATACTTTATCTTGTTTTTCTTCTGTTATCATTCTCTTCTACGTATAATTTCCCTGCCTCTGTTGTTATGTATTTTTGGTTCTTATCTTTAGGGTTATCGGGATTAGTCCGTATAAGTAACTTCTGTTTCACTAATGCGGTAATATATAATTTAATATTTCTTGAATGATACGTCACTTCCAACATATCGAATATTTCCTTACTTGTCCGAGGTAACGAACAAAATTCTAACGTCATTATTTGTTTTTCATTCAGATTTATTCGTTTTTTTTCACTGACACTTTCACTGACACTTTCACTGACACTTTCACTGACACTTTCACTGACAGTCAACTTTTTACCCACATCATCTTGGACACTTTCTTGGACACTCGTGTATTCCCGATACAACTCGACATCCACGAAATCTCCTTTTTCAGTAATCAACGGTTTTGCAACCCCAGCCTCTTCGCACCATGAAAATATCCTCTTTATTCCACTGCCCCATTGTTCGATATAGTCCAACTCTTTAAACACACGGGCTATCGCCTTGTTTCTCGTTTCAGAGCGTCCCGCAAGCACGTCCTCAATCGTAATCGAACTCGGGAATCCCCCGGGGGAAACAATATTCACGATGTCATCATAAATACCGACTTTTATATCCCGCCCTAAATTAATATAGTCCCTATGTACATAAGCGTTCAATATAACTTCCCGAATCGCCTCCATCGGGATCTCGTACCGATCTTCTCGTTGTAACCCCTTAATCACTCCCGCCAAATGGAGATGGTTTTTTATAAACATCTCGACTTGATCCAATTGAGAAAAAAGGTCTCCCGAATATTCCTTCTTATCAATAAATGATCCCATGGTCGTTCCCTTAAAACGGGCACACTTCACGGTGGCATTTTCCCGTACCCCTAACAAAATTAACAAAGCTTGTGAAGGATACAAATGCCCATGTTCTTCTTGGACGAGTTTCAGACTTTTCAACTTCTCTATATCAAGGATCTTCCCCCTCGCCTCGAACCTTTTCTGCAACGGGGTCAAATCCAGACTATCAAAAGACGTGTCAAAACAGATCTCCTCATCAAAACTTCTATTTATTCTTTGCCGCTCCAAATCGATCACGGTCTCCACGTCTGCTTTACGGTTAGAACTTCCTATCCGCACGTAAGTACCATGATTTCGCCCTTCTTTTTTCAAATAGTAAGGCAACAGATTCCCACGATAGACCTCTATTATAAACAATAACTTTCCATCCACGTTTGTCGTGTAAAATTCGGGAAGAATATTCGGGTAACATAAATCATAGATAATGGATGCCACTCTATCCTGCAATTCAAAAATATCTACGTCGGGGTCAATGCCTTTTATCGTTCTGTCGTCTCCAACCCCGATAATTAATTGCCCCCCGCTAGTATTAGAGAATGCAATAACAGTTTTCGCTATTTTATCCCCTTGCGGCAGAATTTCTTTGAATTCCAAGACTTTACTCTCCCCCGCCAATATTTTATCCTGCAAACATGAGTCCATACGGTTATGATTTACTTCTTTCATGCAAATTTAAGAATTCCACGCCACATATTGTTGCTCTCTCACAAATATTTGTAAATTTGAACCCTCAATCTAAAACACAGCCCGTTATGCTAAAGAAAGTGCCGCACACCTACACCATTGTTTTCTCAATCATTATCATCTGTGCCATCCTGACGTGGATTATACCGGGCGGGGAATATGCCCGGGAAACCGTCGATGTCAATGGAGTGGAACGTACCGTAATCGTGAACGATTCATTCCACGAGGTGGCCAAAAGCCCGCAAACGTGGCAGGTGTTTTCGGCCCTTTTCAACGGATTCGAGAAACAAGCCGGAATTATCGCTTTTATCCTGATCATCGGAGGTGCTTTCTGGATCATGAATAACAGCAAGGCCATCGACGTGGGAATTTTCTCCTTCTTACGCTCCACTCAGAAACTCGAACATATCGGGATTATCCGTAAACTAGGGGTCAATAACATCATTATCACCATGGTCATGCTCCTGTTCAGTTGTTTTGGGGCGATCTTCGGGATGAGCGAGGAGACGCTGGCTTTTGTCATTATTATTGTTCCTCTGGCCATATCCATGGGTTACGATTCTCTCACGGGAGTATGTATGGTCTACGTCGCCGCCCATGTCGGGTTTGCGGGAGCTATTCTGAATCCTTTCACGATCGGTATTGCACAAGGATTATCAGACCTACCGCTATTCTCCGGGTTTGAATACCGGGTTTTCTGCTGGGCCATCCTTAACGTGATCATGATTGCTTGGGTACTACGCTACGCGGCAAAAGTCAAAAAGAATCCCAAAGCCTCTCTCGTGTATAACTTGGATAGCCATTGGAGACAGGAAAAAGTGGACAACACGCAAGAAATCGAATATAAAAGTTACACTTCTTCTTGGGTGGTTTATCTTTTTATCCTCTCCGGACTTGTACTCTTCTCCTGTTATTTCCCCCGCACGACACTATCCATCGGGGAACATTCCAGTCTAACCACATTTGTTGTTCCGGCATTAACCGTGCTATTTGCCTTGATCGGATATTTTTCTTTACGGAAATCTTTCCACTTTTTTATCTTGACAATCCTAGGTTTCACGATTCTTTTCCTAATCGTGGGAGTGATGGGCTACGGGTGGTATCTGCCCGAAATATCCGGTTTATTCCTTGCCATGGGAATCCTTTCCGGATTCGCAGCCAAGGAAAATGCAGATAGTATTGTCAAACTCTTTATCGCGGGAGTAAAAGATATTCTTTCTGCCGCACTAGTAGTCGGGTTGGCCGGGGGTATCATCATTGTCTTGCAGGAAGGACATATTATAGACCCGATCCTTCACTCGCTGGCAAGCCTGATGAGTGAGGCAGGACGTGTACTTTCACTAGGAATCATGTACTTGATCCAAACCATGATCAACATCATCATTCCATCGGGTTCAGCCAAAGCCGCTCTCACCATGCCGATCATGGCTCCTTTCTCCGACGTGATCGGGCTATCCCGACAAGCCACCGTGATGGCTTTCCAGTTCGGGGACGGATTCACGAACATGATCACCCCGACTTCCGGCGTGCTGATCGGCGCTTTGGGAATTGCCCGTATTCCTTACGATATTTGGGTGAAATTCTTCTGGAAATTCATCCTGCTGCTTGTCATTATCGGTTTCGTGTTATTGATTCCCACGGCAACCATGCAGTTGAATGGGTTCTAATGATAAAGAGGCTGTCTAAAAAGCTTTATCTAGTATCTACAAACTACCCCCTCCAGCTCCCCCTTACACAGGGGGAGAGTTGACTACCAAGCGGTTTCTCCCCCTGTGTAAGGGGGAGTTAGTGGGGGTAGTTGTTTAAAATTGGCTTTTTAGACAGCCTCTTTATCATTAACTCCAGAAACACATAATGCCCATGCGTAACCACAAGCCGGGTTCTTCACGAAAGAAGGCGGTAGTGTCACCAACACCCCATTCCCAACTCGTTTATATGACAAATTCCCTTTATAACCCAACAACGAGATTTTAGCCCCTTTAGCCGGATTAATACTGTACAACATAATCTGTGAGGGCGGATTCGGTTCATCTTCATCATTTAGATAAATAGCATACACTTTCCCGTTATTCTTATGTTTCGTGTAACAAATCTTCGCCTCTTTGTAAGGTGCAATTGGCCGAGTCTCGTAGATTGCCTCTCCGTTAACCTTCATCCACGCTCCCATCTCTTTCATAATTTTGATTCCTTCCGGCGGGATCTCCCCGTTACCATCCACACCCACGTTCAACAGGAAATTTCCTCCCTTACTGACAATGTCCACAAGGTAATGCACCAGTTCCCGGGTAGACTTATACTTATCACCCGGCAAATACGACCATTGATTGGCCATCGTCATACACGTTTCCCACGGGTACTCCCACGGCTTTTCGGGAATCTTCTGTTCCGGGGTACGGTAGTTCTCGTACTTCCCTCCAACCCAGCGATCCACGACAATCAGGCCGGGTTGATACTCCCGAGCCATATCGACAATCCGATCCATTTTAATATCCTGTCCCCGATTCTCCGGGGCCACCCATCCCCCGTCCAGCCAGATAATATCTATATTCCCGTAACCAGTCATCAGTTCCTTCACCTGATTATAAGTAAAGTTGCAGAATTTCTCCCACATCCACGGGTGCTCCTTGATCTTGTAATTCACGTTACGATCCCCATGTTGCCAGCGATCCGACCAATAATAAGGGCTATTCCAATCCGGCTTTGAAAAATAGGCCCCGATCATGAAATCTCTTTCCCCGAAGGCCCGAAACAACTCCTTCACGACATCCGCATTCGGAGCCGTATGGAAAGGACATTCCTCGGAAGTAATCTTGTAATCCGTTTCCCGGGTATCCCACATACAGAACCCGTCATGGTGTTTCGTGGTAAACACGAAATACTTCATTCCGGCCTCTTTTGCCAGATCAGCCCAGTATTCCGGGTTAAACTTCACCGGGTTAAACGTCTTCTTTAATCCCACGTAATTCCAGTAATACTCGTCATAAGAAATCGTCGTGTCCCGTTGAATCCAATCCACGTCTTCCGAACAAATCGTCCACGACTCGCAATACCCTTTCTGGCTATAAGGTCCCCAATGCACGAAAAAACCAAACTTCAAATCCTGCCACTGTTCTAATTTCGCTTGTACCGCCGGGTCCTGTTCCCGGTAATATTCCATTCCCTCGTACTGGGCATATAATAATATGCTCCATCCGACAAGAATCACACTCAATAATACTTTCCGCATGACTATTTTTTTTACAATTCATATATTTTACACAAACATTTGCAAATATATAAAAAAGAGTCCATGTCTAAAGTTCATCATCTTCTCACAATCAAAAAAGGGAATCCAATTTCACTTATCGGATTCCCTTTACATTTTAAAACACAAACCTTATTTCAATCGTTCAGAGACAAAAGCCTTCAATTTCTCTCCTCTCAGATTTTTAGCTATAATACGATTATTTTCATCCAACACGAAGATCGTCGGAACAGCATCAATATTGTATTTCTTTATCACGTCGCCCTGCCATCCTTTCAGATCAGAAAGATGTAACCAAGTCAACCCGTCTTTCTTGATTGCCTCCACCCACTTATCCTTTTTCTCGTCCAAGGAGACACTGATCACGGACAAACCTTTATCTTTAAATTCAGCATACAGTTTCACCATATTCGGGTTCTCCATCCGACACGGCCCACACCAAGATGCCCAGAAATCGATGATCTTCAATTTTCCTTTCACGTCATACAAGGCAACGTCCTCCCCCTCCGGTGTTTGTAGCGTGAAATCCGGGGCAATAGCATTTACATCAACCCCTTCCAACGCCTGAATTCGAGCTGCCACTAACTTACCGGGGCCTGTTGCTTTTGCTTTATCCGTCAAACTCGCGTAACACTCCTTCAAACGACTCAAATCCAGATGTTCCATACCCGCCGTCTGGATATAAGCTGCAAACACGTTATCTTTATTCCTCTCCACGACCTCACCTAAACGAGATTGCGCATCTGCCATCACTTGATCCAACTTCTTCTGCAATTCACTTGCTGTACGGAAATGTTTCGCCTCGCTTGCCTCCGCCAGTTTTGCCCGTGCAGCTTTAATTTTCTCGTTTTCTTCGGAAACAATTTTCTGGTATGCTATTAACTCGCTCTGTAATTTTCCTCCTTTAATTACGCTTTTACCAGACTGGAACAATTCCATCTCGTAAGGAGCATCTGAATCCAAAATAAAAACAAAGCCTCCGCCATACCCTTCCACGTAAATCAATGCCACGCAAGGTTCATTTATTTCTCCTTCCACCACGAACTTCCCGCCATGAATATCCCCTCGCCCCAACGTATCCACCCGGTCCACCAATTGGGAAATCACTATCATTCTGCCTGACGGCATTTCCGGTATTTTCCCGTTAATTGTGAACTTCTTTCCTTCCCCGAAAGATAATCCGGGGAAAAGGAAAAAAGCAATTATAAACAATTGACTAAATAACTTATACATATCTATTGAATCACTCTCATTACTGTTGTAAAAATCAAATCTTTTATCTCTCCGAAACCGGTAAACGTATGTGAAGTCACGAAATCCCCCGCCTCGTCCAAAATTACCTCATGCAATTCACCCGCACCTGCCACATTCACGACAATTCCCAAGCAACGGTACGGGGAAGAATTATCCGGAAAACTAGCATCAGTATCAGACCTGAACTTCAACTTCGTGATCACGTCACCCGCATCATACAATTCTATCGATTCTTTACTTACGGTATTAAACAAGAACACCTTACTCTCTTTCGTGTAAAAAAATTGTTCTGCATAAGCGGAAGACGTGGCAAAACAAGTATTCTGGTCAAACCCGAGTTCTCCCAAATTCACTCTCGTCACCTTAATCGGGGACTCTTCGGCCCTCATTGATTTTCCCTTATCACTAGCCTCTATATAGAAGATGTAACAGGTATCCGTCATCACGCCAATAGCTGTTGCTCCGGTCTCTTCGGAACCCGAAGTAACTCCTTGCCCCAACCACAAAATCTCCATCAAATGAGTCGTCCCGTTAACAACTTCCGACAATCCTTCCACCGGGAAATCACTTATCTCTACCGTGTTTGATTCAACCGCATTTTGCGGGTAACTCCCGTCGGAACTCGTGATGTTGTAACACTGATTTGTAGCAGGATCAAACGACATAAATTTCCGGTTCGTTTTATCCCAAATCGTGGTAAAACCCGCTTTACTCATATAAATCTTGTCGATCACGTAATTCTGCACGTCGCTTTCAGCCAAACCGGCAAAATAATATCCGCTTCCTCCCGAA
The window above is part of the Butyricimonas paravirosa genome. Proteins encoded here:
- a CDS encoding FecR family protein, whose product is MDKKINISWDILVKKVRWGLTPEEESAFREWLAQDKSHEVYFERVRKVWDADEPTSSLKSNLSKVMTRFDAYVEKEKELRRRRIMRNVYRYAACLLVVLTVGGGMWFFSQNDESVKVEPKMAQEILPGGNRAIILLADGEKVDVEWLADSSRYKVDGVEVTTEEGKIRYMGKSNTKVEYNTIMIPRGGEYQVELSDGTKVWLNAETQLRIPTTFVGTERRVFLKGEAYFDVTKNDKQPFIVETDLGEVKVYGTQFNVKFYPEEREIKATLVEGNIGFRSEQVAELKIKPGYQLRLAEGAKKPEVKPVKIYNEIAWKNRMFCFESERLESIMVKLERWYNVDVVFEDPALKNFKFSGNLNRYDNIDKILHFFEEVFDVKFVVDGNTIKVMRK
- a CDS encoding RNA polymerase sigma factor, with the translated sequence MDQFTVQDDLGHLIKKHDQEAFHELYRTSFNKLQQYAMRYLYDWDDAEDLVQDAFLSLWSHPERYNETQPVFYYLLGIVKNNCLNYLRSLNIQYKHQDKIIEAMLFSSVEDPEIDEDIHERLKYILESLPEKQREVLLLHVVEKKKVREIAEQMDIAETTVKTHFQRALAILRNNLKFVLFGI
- a CDS encoding HAD family hydrolase encodes the protein MEYKNVVWDWNGTLLDDVKISVDTINVMLERKHLGKLTVEEYRSIFGFPVKPYYESIGFDFTRDDWEAVSRDFVNIYNDLAKDVELTPGIIPVLEGIKKKGIRQYILSALKEDLLTGMLERFGIREYFDGVCGSNNIYADGKVARGEEMLRMFPIVPGETVMVGDTLHDAEVAEALGFDFRLYAGGHNSAERLAEKGIVLQRMEQLLSEGW
- a CDS encoding PaaI family thioesterase, whose product is MERKKLYNAYEQHEGYNCFGCASGNEHGLRCEFYEEGEYITCHWMPRPEFQGFFHVLHGGIQATLMDEIACWNVFAKVKSAGVTVELTTKYRTTVYSDRGEIFLRSRIVEQSTRLAKMHVELFNADGTLGSEADVVYRIFPENVARQRLGWTGIEAFHPEENE
- a CDS encoding HIT family protein — translated: MASIFTMIINGEIPSYKVAEDENYYAFLDINPMQKGHTLVVPKREEDYLFDLTDEELAGMMVFAKKVAKAIKKSIPCQRVGVAVLGLDVPHAHIHLVPLVEGNELNFSNPKKQFPKEEMEACAKLINSNL
- the greA gene encoding transcription elongation factor GreA, whose translation is MTKKVSYVTKEGLKKLQDELDNLQNVERPKISKAIGEAIEKGDISENAEYDAAKDAQGLLEAKIAQLQDIVSNCRIIDESQIDTSKVQILNKVTIKNIKTKATMTYTLVSESEADFKAGKLSITTPIAKALIGKKLGDKVEVQVPAGLMEFEIMDISI
- a CDS encoding ATP-binding protein; its protein translation is MITEEKQDKVFTRDFFRKVGKAIHDYNLIEDGDRILVGVSGGKDSLALLEVLAMRAKDPKQNYTVIAAHIAVEDVAYEVDSDYLRAFCERLGVEYVYRTIRVDTTVNPKKPACFVCSWHRRKMLFDIAKEYDCKKLALGHHRDDAVESLLMSMMFNGTICSMPARLEMFKNTFTLIRPLIYLSNDETSRYAEMRQFKKQKKHCPHEKATNRDAVSKLLDQMEIISPHARSNLFAAMQNIREDYLP
- a CDS encoding RNA-binding domain-containing protein codes for the protein MDSCLQDKILAGESKVLEFKEILPQGDKIAKTVIAFSNTSGGQLIIGVGDDRTIKGIDPDVDIFELQDRVASIIYDLCYPNILPEFYTTNVDGKLLFIIEVYRGNLLPYYLKKEGRNHGTYVRIGSSNRKADVETVIDLERQRINRSFDEEICFDTSFDSLDLTPLQKRFEARGKILDIEKLKSLKLVQEEHGHLYPSQALLILLGVRENATVKCARFKGTTMGSFIDKKEYSGDLFSQLDQVEMFIKNHLHLAGVIKGLQREDRYEIPMEAIREVILNAYVHRDYINLGRDIKVGIYDDIVNIVSPGGFPSSITIEDVLAGRSETRNKAIARVFKELDYIEQWGSGIKRIFSWCEEAGVAKPLITEKGDFVDVELYREYTSVQESVQDDVGKKLTVSESVSESVSESVSESVSEKKRINLNEKQIMTLEFCSLPRTSKEIFDMLEVTYHSRNIKLYITALVKQKLLIRTNPDNPKDKNQKYITTEAGKLYVEENDNRRKTR
- a CDS encoding YfcC family protein → MLKKVPHTYTIVFSIIIICAILTWIIPGGEYARETVDVNGVERTVIVNDSFHEVAKSPQTWQVFSALFNGFEKQAGIIAFILIIGGAFWIMNNSKAIDVGIFSFLRSTQKLEHIGIIRKLGVNNIIITMVMLLFSCFGAIFGMSEETLAFVIIIVPLAISMGYDSLTGVCMVYVAAHVGFAGAILNPFTIGIAQGLSDLPLFSGFEYRVFCWAILNVIMIAWVLRYAAKVKKNPKASLVYNLDSHWRQEKVDNTQEIEYKSYTSSWVVYLFILSGLVLFSCYFPRTTLSIGEHSSLTTFVVPALTVLFALIGYFSLRKSFHFFILTILGFTILFLIVGVMGYGWYLPEISGLFLAMGILSGFAAKENADSIVKLFIAGVKDILSAALVVGLAGGIIIVLQEGHIIDPILHSLASLMSEAGRVLSLGIMYLIQTMINIIIPSGSAKAALTMPIMAPFSDVIGLSRQATVMAFQFGDGFTNMITPTSGVLIGALGIARIPYDIWVKFFWKFILLLVIIGFVLLIPTATMQLNGF
- a CDS encoding alpha-L-fucosidase, producing MRKVLLSVILVGWSILLYAQYEGMEYYREQDPAVQAKLEQWQDLKFGFFVHWGPYSQKGYCESWTICSEDVDWIQRDTTISYDEYYWNYVGLKKTFNPVKFNPEYWADLAKEAGMKYFVFTTKHHDGFCMWDTRETDYKITSEECPFHTAPNADVVKELFRAFGERDFMIGAYFSKPDWNSPYYWSDRWQHGDRNVNYKIKEHPWMWEKFCNFTYNQVKELMTGYGNIDIIWLDGGWVAPENRGQDIKMDRIVDMAREYQPGLIVVDRWVGGKYENYRTPEQKIPEKPWEYPWETCMTMANQWSYLPGDKYKSTRELVHYLVDIVSKGGNFLLNVGVDGNGEIPPEGIKIMKEMGAWMKVNGEAIYETRPIAPYKEAKICYTKHKNNGKVYAIYLNDEDEPNPPSQIMLYSINPAKGAKISLLGYKGNLSYKRVGNGVLVTLPPSFVKNPACGYAWALCVSGVNDKEAV
- a CDS encoding redoxin domain-containing protein, with protein sequence MYKLFSQLFIIAFFLFPGLSFGEGKKFTINGKIPEMPSGRMIVISQLVDRVDTLGRGDIHGGKFVVEGEINEPCVALIYVEGYGGGFVFILDSDAPYEMELFQSGKSVIKGGKLQSELIAYQKIVSEENEKIKAARAKLAEASEAKHFRTASELQKKLDQVMADAQSRLGEVVERNKDNVFAAYIQTAGMEHLDLSRLKECYASLTDKAKATGPGKLVAARIQALEGVDVNAIAPDFTLQTPEGEDVALYDVKGKLKIIDFWASWCGPCRMENPNMVKLYAEFKDKGLSVISVSLDEKKDKWVEAIKKDGLTWLHLSDLKGWQGDVIKKYNIDAVPTIFVLDENNRIIAKNLRGEKLKAFVSERLK